In one Polaribacter sp. ALD11 genomic region, the following are encoded:
- a CDS encoding phosphatase PAP2 family protein, with product MIDIIQKDKELLVFLNNLGSEHWDALWLAITHQLNWAPLFIFIIFLVIKSFGWKRGGVMILSMIVLVAFSDQFTNLIKNSVERLRPNNDPEIMYSLRTLINPQSFSFMSGHATTSTFFSVFVVLLLKETHKYIYLILLFPLIFAYSRVYLGVHFPIDISVGIIIGTIFANLYYFLFKKIDKKLFN from the coding sequence TTGATAGACATTATTCAGAAGGACAAAGAATTACTAGTTTTTTTAAATAACTTAGGAAGCGAACATTGGGACGCTCTTTGGTTGGCAATTACCCATCAACTAAATTGGGCACCATTGTTTATTTTTATAATTTTTTTAGTTATAAAATCTTTTGGTTGGAAACGTGGCGGGGTTATGATTCTTTCTATGATTGTATTGGTTGCTTTCTCAGATCAATTTACAAACTTAATTAAAAATTCTGTAGAAAGGCTACGACCAAACAATGACCCTGAAATAATGTATTCTTTAAGAACCTTAATCAATCCACAGAGTTTTAGTTTTATGTCTGGTCATGCAACAACATCAACATTTTTCTCTGTATTTGTTGTTCTTTTACTAAAAGAAACACACAAGTATATTTATCTTATCTTATTGTTCCCTTTAATATTTGCATACAGTAGAGTATATTTAGGAGTTCATTTTCCAATAGATATTTCAGTAGGAATCATTATAGGAACTATTTTTGCTAATTTGTATTATTTTTTATTCAAAAAAATTGATAAAAAATTATTTAACTGA
- a CDS encoding peptidylprolyl isomerase produces MKNIFFITTVFAVFISCTPKKYKDLKEGLYAEIETNKGNILLELYADNVPKTVANFVALVEGTNSKMLDSLKGKNFYEGILFHRVVPNFVIQAGGFTSEGRKSTGYLFGDEFPRTENGELIYKHDDQGIISMANGGPTTNNSQFFITHRAIPHLNGKHSVFGKTVVNSFELKKIHKKYTDSLQLKNAIDSTRMAVVLNISQNDTINTINIIRIGSKAEDFNAANIFDAEVANFNKSQEEKVKEENKVEEKRYAKYLEAKKAFLVEKNESKAVKTGTGLRILKLKETKGKRVIASKTVTANYTLYIADGKRMQSSDDVGKPIIFDLNDEEKPMISGLKEGVLSMKEGEKSRLFIPYTIGFGDKKFGPFPAKSDLVFEIEILKIGK; encoded by the coding sequence ATGAAGAACATTTTCTTTATTACGACCGTATTTGCAGTTTTTATTTCTTGTACACCAAAAAAGTATAAAGATTTAAAGGAAGGTTTGTACGCCGAAATTGAAACCAATAAAGGAAATATCTTATTAGAATTATATGCTGATAATGTACCCAAAACTGTTGCAAATTTTGTTGCTTTAGTTGAGGGTACAAACAGTAAAATGTTAGATTCTTTAAAAGGTAAAAACTTTTATGAAGGGATTCTTTTTCATAGAGTAGTTCCTAATTTTGTAATTCAAGCAGGTGGTTTTACTTCGGAAGGAAGAAAAAGTACAGGCTATCTTTTCGGAGATGAATTTCCAAGAACTGAAAATGGAGAGCTTATTTATAAGCATGATGACCAAGGAATTATTTCAATGGCAAACGGAGGGCCAACAACAAATAATAGTCAGTTTTTTATAACGCACCGAGCAATACCTCATTTAAATGGTAAGCACAGTGTTTTTGGTAAAACGGTTGTTAATTCTTTTGAATTAAAAAAAATACATAAGAAGTATACAGACTCTCTACAATTAAAAAATGCAATAGACTCTACTAGAATGGCAGTTGTATTAAATATATCACAAAATGATACCATTAATACTATAAACATAATTAGAATTGGTTCTAAAGCTGAAGATTTTAATGCTGCAAACATTTTTGATGCAGAAGTAGCTAACTTTAATAAATCTCAAGAAGAGAAAGTTAAAGAAGAAAATAAAGTTGAAGAGAAACGATATGCTAAATACTTAGAAGCTAAAAAGGCTTTTTTAGTAGAAAAAAATGAATCTAAAGCTGTAAAAACAGGTACAGGTTTACGTATTTTAAAACTTAAGGAGACAAAAGGTAAAAGGGTTATAGCTTCAAAAACAGTTACGGCAAATTACACTTTGTACATTGCAGATGGTAAGAGAATGCAATCTTCAGATGATGTTGGTAAACCCATTATTTTTGATTTAAATGATGAAGAAAAACCAATGATTAGTGGTTTAAAAGAAGGCGTTTTATCTATGAAAGAAGGCGAGAAATCTAGATTGTTTATTCCTTACACTATTGGGTTCGGAGATAAAAAATTTGGACCTTTTCCTGCAAAATCAGATTTAGTTTTTGAAATAGAAATCTTAAAAATCGGCAAATAA
- a CDS encoding FKBP-type peptidyl-prolyl cis-trans isomerase produces MRIVKNLAAAAITVTMFSCGNQVKEVKSLETELDSVSYAVGISMSSQLKSNFSEVNKTLLNQGIRNGLDSTNLLIETKDIQKILSSYFQKKQEAQMKEQQAKAAKAAEAKFGENKKAGEDFLAANKSKEGVKTTESGIQYIVIKEGTGEKPAGPSTRVKVHYHGTNIEGKVFDSSVDRGTPSEFGLNQVIKGWTEGVQLMNEGAKYKFFIPQELAYGPQQKGENIKPFSTLIFEIELLEVLK; encoded by the coding sequence ATGAGAATTGTAAAAAATTTAGCAGCAGCAGCAATAACAGTAACCATGTTTTCTTGTGGAAACCAAGTAAAAGAGGTGAAGTCTTTAGAAACAGAATTAGACTCTGTAAGTTATGCAGTTGGTATAAGTATGTCTAGTCAATTAAAATCTAACTTTAGTGAAGTAAACAAAACACTTTTAAACCAAGGGATTAGAAATGGTTTAGACTCTACCAATTTATTAATTGAAACGAAAGATATTCAGAAAATTTTAAGTTCTTATTTTCAAAAGAAACAAGAAGCTCAAATGAAAGAGCAGCAAGCAAAAGCGGCGAAAGCAGCAGAAGCTAAGTTTGGTGAAAATAAAAAAGCTGGTGAAGATTTTTTAGCAGCAAATAAATCTAAAGAGGGTGTAAAAACAACTGAAAGTGGTATACAGTACATCGTAATAAAAGAAGGAACAGGTGAAAAACCAGCAGGACCATCAACTAGAGTAAAAGTACATTACCACGGTACAAATATAGAAGGTAAAGTATTTGATAGCTCTGTTGATAGAGGAACACCATCTGAATTTGGTTTAAACCAAGTAATTAAAGGTTGGACAGAAGGTGTGCAGTTAATGAATGAAGGAGCAAAATATAAGTTTTTTATCCCTCAAGAATTAGCTTACGGACCACAACAAAAAGGAGAAAATATTAAACCATTTTCTACTTTAATATTTGAAATTGAATTATTAGAAGTTTTAAAATAA
- the gldI gene encoding gliding motility-associated peptidyl-prolyl isomerase GldI, with protein sequence MKNKLLFLFGILFLMSCTTSKPRRPINPKPSTTIFQDNIEATKKIFELEESEILEFIKKDTTKLYETSSSGFWYTYNTKIEEKLAMPKTGDVVRFEYDIKDLNDSVLYSKAILGVKNYKVDKEDFISGIQKGIKLMKIGETITFVIPSYNAFGISGDGNKIGINKTIKSTVTLLNIN encoded by the coding sequence ATGAAGAATAAACTACTTTTTCTTTTCGGAATTTTATTTTTAATGAGTTGTACCACCTCTAAACCGAGAAGACCCATAAATCCAAAACCTTCAACTACTATCTTTCAAGATAATATCGAAGCAACTAAAAAAATCTTTGAACTAGAAGAGAGTGAAATTCTAGAATTTATTAAAAAAGATACTACTAAGCTATACGAAACTTCTTCCAGTGGTTTTTGGTATACTTATAATACTAAGATTGAAGAGAAATTAGCAATGCCAAAAACAGGTGATGTTGTTCGTTTTGAATACGATATTAAAGATTTAAATGATTCCGTTCTATATAGTAAAGCAATATTAGGCGTTAAAAATTACAAAGTAGATAAAGAAGATTTTATTTCAGGAATTCAGAAAGGAATAAAGTTGATGAAAATAGGAGAAACAATTACATTTGTAATTCCGTCTTACAATGCTTTTGGCATTTCTGGTGATGGAAATAAAATTGGAATTAACAAAACAATAAAGAGTACAGTAACATTATTAAATATAAATTAA
- a CDS encoding bifunctional oligoribonuclease/PAP phosphatase NrnA: protein MILKGFEALKLFLKKPRNIVIIGHRNPDGDAMGSTLGLQHYLSKKGHKATVVVPNEYPDFLHWLPGSKNTYRFDWQNSQSKKAINASEIIFLLDFNALHRVGNDMQKNLEKYPNDFAMIDHHQQPDAVKYMYSDVEICSTCQMVYQFIEMNNDLDLIDADIATCLYTGIMTDTGSFRFRSTTSTTHRIIANLIDKGAENNKIHNNVYDSNSYGRLLLLGQALSNLQIFPEYKTAFITLTEVEKKKFDFQKGDTEGVVNYALSLKGITFAAIFIEDAEQNMIKISFRSKGKFSVNKLSRNHFNGGGHDNAAGGRFDGSLEEAITFFKELLPTYKNELNISYEE, encoded by the coding sequence ATGATTTTAAAGGGATTTGAAGCGTTAAAATTATTTCTTAAAAAACCAAGAAATATTGTAATAATTGGGCACAGAAATCCAGATGGAGATGCAATGGGTTCAACTTTAGGACTACAACATTATTTGTCAAAAAAAGGTCATAAAGCTACCGTTGTTGTACCAAATGAATACCCAGATTTTTTACATTGGTTACCAGGTTCAAAAAATACATATCGTTTCGATTGGCAAAATAGTCAGTCGAAAAAAGCAATAAATGCATCAGAAATTATTTTTCTATTAGATTTTAATGCGCTGCATAGAGTTGGTAATGACATGCAAAAAAACTTAGAAAAATATCCGAATGATTTTGCAATGATAGATCATCATCAACAGCCAGATGCTGTAAAATATATGTATTCTGACGTAGAAATTTGTTCTACTTGTCAGATGGTGTATCAATTTATTGAAATGAATAATGATTTGGATTTGATTGATGCTGATATTGCAACTTGTTTGTATACTGGAATTATGACAGATACAGGTTCTTTTAGATTTAGATCTACAACCAGTACAACACATAGAATTATTGCAAACTTAATAGATAAAGGTGCAGAGAATAATAAAATTCATAACAATGTGTATGATTCAAATTCTTACGGAAGATTATTGTTATTAGGGCAAGCGCTTAGTAATTTACAAATATTTCCAGAATATAAAACAGCTTTTATAACATTAACAGAAGTAGAAAAAAAGAAGTTCGATTTTCAAAAAGGAGATACAGAAGGTGTTGTAAATTATGCACTTTCTTTAAAAGGAATTACTTTTGCTGCCATTTTTATTGAAGATGCAGAACAAAACATGATAAAGATATCTTTTAGGTCTAAAGGTAAATTTTCTGTAAATAAACTTTCTAGAAACCATTTTAATGGTGGTGGTCATGACAATGCAGCTGGAGGCAGGTTTGATGGATCTTTAGAAGAAGCAATCACATTTTTTAAAGAACTTTTACCAACTTATAAAAATGAATTAAATATCTCTTATGAAGAATAA
- a CDS encoding alkaline phosphatase D family protein, with amino-acid sequence MKNFIKITCLIASIILISCSPSKNVKHSNTNDFTIAFGSCNKQYVENVLWKQIKKNKPNLWIWGGDNIYSDTHDMNKLKKDYETLKNQKGYLELVNNIPVMATWDDHDYGKNDSGIESPKKDEAQAIFLDFFNVGIKSPRRNQKGIYHSEIFKSEKGSVKVIVLDTRYFRTALTKSTKKKKRFTPNTYGNGTVLGETQWKWLTDELNESKADFNIIVSSIQVLAAEHGFETWGNFPHEVDKLKKTIIKSNAKGVLLLSGDRHISEFSKTKVTDLSFPLIDFTSSGLTHSYNGFTSEVNKSRVQEVVSEISFGILKFDFDTHKITMQMRGKNNKLLQELSQTYP; translated from the coding sequence TTGAAAAATTTCATAAAAATCACCTGTTTAATAGCGTCTATTATTCTAATTTCTTGTTCGCCTTCTAAAAACGTTAAGCATAGTAATACAAATGACTTCACCATTGCTTTTGGCTCTTGTAATAAACAATATGTAGAAAATGTTTTATGGAAACAAATCAAAAAAAATAAACCAAATTTATGGATTTGGGGTGGTGATAATATTTATTCTGATACCCATGACATGAATAAATTAAAAAAAGATTACGAAACTTTAAAGAACCAAAAAGGATATTTAGAATTGGTTAATAACATTCCAGTAATGGCTACTTGGGACGATCATGATTATGGTAAAAATGATAGTGGCATTGAGTCTCCTAAAAAAGATGAAGCACAAGCAATCTTTTTAGATTTTTTTAATGTGGGTATAAAAAGTCCTAGAAGAAATCAAAAAGGTATTTATCATTCAGAAATTTTTAAATCTGAAAAAGGAAGTGTTAAAGTAATTGTTTTAGATACCAGGTATTTTAGAACAGCATTAACAAAATCTACAAAAAAGAAGAAGAGATTTACACCCAACACTTATGGAAATGGAACTGTTTTAGGAGAAACCCAATGGAAATGGCTTACCGATGAGTTGAATGAATCTAAAGCAGATTTTAATATTATTGTAAGTAGTATTCAAGTTTTAGCCGCAGAACACGGTTTTGAAACCTGGGGAAATTTTCCTCATGAAGTAGATAAACTGAAAAAAACGATTATTAAAAGCAATGCCAAAGGAGTCCTATTACTCTCTGGAGATAGACATATTTCTGAGTTTTCAAAAACTAAAGTCACAGACCTTTCTTTCCCTCTTATAGATTTTACTTCTAGCGGACTAACACATTCTTACAATGGTTTTACTTCGGAAGTAAACAAATCTAGAGTACAAGAGGTAGTTTCTGAAATTAGTTTTGGCATCTTAAAGTTTGATTTTGATACTCATAAAATTACGATGCAAATGCGAGGTAAAAACAATAAATTATTACAAGAATTATCTCAAACCTACCCATAA
- a CDS encoding nucleoside-diphosphate kinase, with product MATNRTFTMLKPDAVENGHTGAILDKINAAGFRIVALKKTQMTKADAETFYAVHNERPFFGELVEFMTRGPVVAAILEKDNAVDDFRTLIGATNPADAAEGTIRKLYATSMGENAVHGSDSDENAQIEGNFHFSGREQF from the coding sequence ATGGCAACAAATAGAACATTTACAATGCTTAAACCAGATGCTGTAGAAAACGGACACACTGGCGCAATCTTAGACAAAATTAACGCTGCAGGATTTAGAATTGTAGCTTTAAAGAAAACACAAATGACAAAAGCAGATGCTGAAACTTTTTATGCTGTGCATAATGAGCGTCCGTTTTTTGGAGAATTAGTTGAATTCATGACACGTGGACCAGTTGTAGCTGCAATCTTAGAAAAAGACAATGCTGTAGACGATTTTAGAACTTTAATCGGTGCTACTAATCCTGCGGATGCTGCTGAAGGAACTATTAGAAAATTATACGCAACTTCTATGGGAGAAAATGCTGTACATGGTTCTGATTCTGACGAAAATGCACAAATTGAAGGAAACTTTCACTTTTCTGGAAGAGAGCAGTTTTAA
- a CDS encoding MarR family winged helix-turn-helix transcriptional regulator, which yields MEEEKDVIDKLIVEWKKERPELNTEAMQIVGRIIKIGKILERRASNILRDSGIYYTDLDVLATIRRSGKPYELTPKQLMESVLITSGAMTALLDRLTKLKLVYRATDKKDGRIKLAGLTEKGISIIDEAIEVRFKEANLSVEIFNKKEHLILSSLLKKLLISLEPNSLK from the coding sequence ATGGAAGAAGAAAAAGACGTTATAGACAAGCTTATTGTCGAATGGAAAAAGGAACGACCAGAGCTTAATACTGAAGCTATGCAAATAGTTGGTCGGATTATTAAAATTGGTAAAATTTTGGAAAGAAGGGCAAGTAATATTTTAAGAGATAGTGGTATCTATTATACAGATTTAGATGTTTTAGCGACTATAAGACGTTCGGGAAAACCCTATGAATTAACACCAAAGCAATTAATGGAATCTGTTTTAATTACTTCTGGAGCTATGACAGCTCTATTAGATAGACTTACGAAATTGAAATTGGTTTATAGAGCGACAGATAAAAAAGATGGGCGTATAAAATTGGCTGGTTTAACAGAAAAAGGAATTTCTATAATTGATGAAGCGATAGAAGTAAGATTTAAAGAGGCTAACTTATCGGTAGAAATATTTAATAAAAAGGAGCATTTGATACTATCAAGTTTACTAAAAAAATTATTAATCTCATTAGAGCCAAATAGTTTAAAATAA
- a CDS encoding RidA family protein, with protein MKIINTPNMPISNGHYSQCIKYNGILYLSGQLPIMKETKAIPATIEQQTILALQNTEAILKEAGSNKSNILQVRLYISNIKLWDKVNNEYIRFFGNHKPVRSIIPTRKLHFGCLIEIEVTAISNT; from the coding sequence ATGAAAATTATAAACACACCTAATATGCCTATTAGTAACGGCCACTACTCACAATGTATAAAGTACAATGGTATTTTATATTTATCAGGACAGCTACCTATTATGAAGGAAACTAAAGCTATTCCTGCTACAATTGAACAACAAACAATTTTAGCTTTACAGAACACTGAAGCCATATTAAAAGAAGCAGGAAGTAATAAAAGCAATATATTACAAGTACGCCTATATATTTCCAATATAAAACTCTGGGACAAAGTTAACAACGAGTATATACGTTTTTTTGGAAATCATAAACCAGTAAGAAGTATTATCCCAACACGAAAATTACATTTTGGATGCTTAATTGAAATAGAAGTAACAGCCATATCAAATACTTAA
- a CDS encoding threonine/serine dehydratase: MYKENLIKVHQRIKPYIHNTPVLSSRLINEITGASLVFKCENFQKMGAFKMRGATNAIMQLSDKQRKKGVVTHSSGNFAQALSLAAQSLGVKAFIVMPSTAPKVKKDAVKSYGGKIIECEPTLIARENTAKKIEQKEGATFIHPSNDMDVILGQGTAAKELLEEHPDLEYIFTPIGGGGLIAGTALSARYFGNNCKVIGGEPFEVDDAYRSLKSGYIESNTSTNTIADGLKTQLGDINFPIILQGVEMIIRVTENEIVNAMRIIWERLKIVSEPSSAVALAALLKEKETYKNKTIGVIISGGNVDVNKLPFNQKN; encoded by the coding sequence ATGTACAAAGAAAATCTTATTAAAGTTCATCAAAGAATTAAACCTTATATACACAACACCCCAGTTTTGAGCTCAAGGTTAATCAACGAAATTACGGGAGCCTCTTTGGTGTTTAAATGCGAAAATTTTCAAAAAATGGGAGCCTTCAAAATGCGAGGAGCAACTAATGCTATTATGCAGTTATCTGATAAACAAAGAAAAAAAGGAGTGGTAACGCACTCTTCTGGAAATTTTGCTCAAGCACTCTCTTTGGCTGCTCAAAGTTTAGGAGTTAAAGCATTTATAGTAATGCCTTCTACTGCTCCGAAGGTTAAAAAAGATGCCGTTAAAAGTTATGGCGGTAAAATTATAGAATGCGAACCAACCCTAATAGCCAGAGAAAATACTGCAAAAAAAATTGAGCAAAAAGAAGGCGCTACATTTATTCACCCTTCTAACGATATGGATGTTATTTTAGGGCAAGGAACTGCTGCTAAAGAATTATTAGAAGAGCATCCAGATTTAGAGTATATCTTTACACCTATTGGTGGAGGTGGTTTAATTGCAGGAACAGCACTATCTGCTCGTTATTTTGGTAATAATTGTAAAGTAATTGGTGGAGAACCATTTGAAGTCGACGATGCATATCGCTCGTTAAAGAGTGGCTATATTGAATCAAACACGTCCACTAATACAATTGCCGATGGGCTTAAAACACAATTAGGAGACATAAATTTCCCTATTATCCTACAAGGAGTCGAAATGATAATACGTGTAACCGAAAATGAAATTGTAAATGCAATGCGTATAATCTGGGAGCGTTTAAAAATTGTTTCAGAGCCATCATCTGCTGTTGCACTTGCCGCTTTATTAAAAGAAAAAGAAACATATAAAAACAAAACAATAGGGGTTATCATTTCTGGCGGAAATGTTGATGTAAATAAGTTGCCTTTTAATCAAAAAAATTAA
- a CDS encoding DUF721 domain-containing protein, with product MSKRENDSLSIEDLMQFFIKENNLTKGMQKLKIEETWNKMMGPGVATHTTSVKLQNKTLVIQLTSSVLREELSYGKEKIVKMMNEEIGEEVISKLMLV from the coding sequence ATGTCTAAAAGAGAAAACGATTCTTTATCTATAGAAGATTTAATGCAATTCTTTATCAAAGAAAATAATTTGACGAAAGGGATGCAGAAATTAAAGATTGAAGAAACTTGGAACAAGATGATGGGACCTGGTGTTGCAACACATACAACATCTGTTAAACTACAAAACAAAACTTTAGTGATACAATTAACATCTTCTGTTTTACGCGAAGAATTAAGTTATGGAAAAGAGAAAATTGTAAAAATGATGAATGAAGAAATAGGAGAGGAAGTAATTTCTAAATTAATGTTGGTTTAG